CAATTAGAACAAGCAGGTCTGGTCAAGAAAAAAGCAACTCTCTTAGCCCAGTTTTGTCAATCACGTGCTGAAGCTGAAAAGTTGGTCAATCAGGCTAGTTTTTGGACCTTGGTGGATGAGAGCGAACGCCTGCTGACCTGGTTATTAGCTAAGAAAAAAGAGAGTTATTTGCAAGTTGCGAAATTAGCCAGCTTGGTAGATGACAAGGAAAAACAAGATCAGGTCTTGCGAATCCTCGAAGTCCTCTGTGGGCAGGATCTCTTGCAAGCAAGGATTCGACAGATTCTACAAGATTTACTAGAAGCTAGAAAAATGTGGCAGGCTAATGTCAGCTTTCAAAATGCTATGGAATATCTGGTCTTGAAAGAAATATAAACTCAATGAAGGATAAAGAAAGGAAAGGGCTGGTTTATGGACAAAAAAGAATTATTTGACGCGCTGGATGATTTTTCCCAACAGTTACTGGTGACCTTGGCCGATGTGGAAGCCATCAAGAAAAATCTCAAGAGCCTGGTAGAGGAAAATACAGCTCTTCGCTTGGAAAATAGTAAGTTGCGCGAACGCTTGGGCGAGGTGGAAGCAGATACTCCCGTCAAGGCTAAGCATGTTCGTGAAAGCGTCCGTCGAATCTATAAGGACGGTTTTCACGTATGTAATGATTTTTATGGACAACGCCGAGAGCAGGACGAGGAATGTATGTTCTGTGACGAGTTGTTGTACAGGGAGTAGGCATGCAGATTCAAAAAAGTTTTAAGGGACAATCTCCATATGGCAAACTTTATCTAGTGGCAACGCCGATTGGCAATCTAGATGACATGACCTTTCGTGCCATTCAGACCTTGAAAGAAGTGGACTGGATTGCAGCTGAGGACACGCGCAATACAGGACTTTTGCTCAAGCATTTTGACATTTCCACCAAGCAGATTAGTTTTCACGAGCACAATGCCAAGGAAAAAATTCCTGATTTGATTGGTTTCTTGAAAGCAGGCCAAAGTATCGCTCAGGTATCCGATGCGGGTCTGCCTAGTATCTCGGACCCTGGTCATGATTTGGTTAAGGCAGCTATTGAGGAAGAAATTGCAGTAGTGACAGTTCCGGGTGCCTCTGCAGGGATTTCTGCTTTGATTGCCAGTGGTTTAGCTCCACAACCACATATCTTTTACGGTTTCTTACCGAGAAAATCAGGCCAGCAAAAGCAATTTTTCGACTTAAAAAAAGATTACCCAGAAACTCAGATTTTCTACGAATCGCCCCACCGTGTATCAGATACATTGGAAAATATGCTAGAAGTCTACGGTGACCGCTCGGTAGTCTTGGTCAGGGAATTGACCAAAATCTATGAAGAATACCAACGAGGAAAGATTTCAGAGCTACTAGAAAGTATTGCTGAAACGCCACTCAAGGGTGAATGCCTTCTCATCGTTAAAGGCGCAAGTCAGGATGTGGAGGAAAAGGACGAGGAGGACTTGTTTTCAGAAATCCAATCTCGTATCCAGCAAGGCATGAAGAAAAATCAAGCCATTAAGGAAGTTGCGAAACTCTACCAGTGGAATAAAAGCCAACTCTACGCTGCCTACCACGAATGGGAAGAAAATCAAGAAAATGACTAAACAGGGAAGTTTGCCATCTTCCCTTTTTTTGTTATACTAGTAGAAGAAAAATTAGAAAGATTTGTGGGTGTCAAACAGTCTAGTAGCTTGTTTTGATATGAACTTAGGTTCCACCCAAAGAGGTATTAGTGTCGTGTCTCAATCTTATATCAATGTTATCGGTGCTGGTTTGGCAGGTTCTGAAGCAGCTTACCAAATCGCAGAACGCGGTATTCCAGTTAAACTTTATGAAATGCGTG
This genomic stretch from Streptococcus sp. 1643 harbors:
- the yabA gene encoding DNA replication initiation control protein YabA, encoding MDKKELFDALDDFSQQLLVTLADVEAIKKNLKSLVEENTALRLENSKLRERLGEVEADTPVKAKHVRESVRRIYKDGFHVCNDFYGQRREQDEECMFCDELLYRE
- the rsmI gene encoding 16S rRNA (cytidine(1402)-2'-O)-methyltransferase codes for the protein MQIQKSFKGQSPYGKLYLVATPIGNLDDMTFRAIQTLKEVDWIAAEDTRNTGLLLKHFDISTKQISFHEHNAKEKIPDLIGFLKAGQSIAQVSDAGLPSISDPGHDLVKAAIEEEIAVVTVPGASAGISALIASGLAPQPHIFYGFLPRKSGQQKQFFDLKKDYPETQIFYESPHRVSDTLENMLEVYGDRSVVLVRELTKIYEEYQRGKISELLESIAETPLKGECLLIVKGASQDVEEKDEEDLFSEIQSRIQQGMKKNQAIKEVAKLYQWNKSQLYAAYHEWEENQEND